TAAAATAAGACCAACATTTTGTTGCAAGCCACTTTGTGATTGACTGAATTGGCGGATCTTGTTAGCAAATGCTAATGTCGCAGCCATCATTTTACTGTTACTTAATTGACTGCCTGAGACATCGATTACACTGGTTTGACTTAGATTTTGTTTAGCCGCTTTTAACCAAGCCAACGGGACAGGATCAAGCTCAGTTGTATATTGCTGCCAAGCATCAATCGATAGCTCACTGACAATCTGTTTAACTTGCTGAGCTTTCGTATCGATAGCTAATGGCGCACCAAACGCTACCGTTACATCGCGCTTAAGCCCTTTGGTTTGCAAAACACCTTTTTTAACCGGTAGCAAACTTTGTGGTATTAGGTTTTCTAACAAGCGGCTTCCCGCTTTCGATAGCCAACTGCCCCACAAACCACGTAAGTAAAAAGGAACAATCGTCGCATTTACATGCTGGCCATTTTCATCCAACACGGCGCGCTCAAAACCGGTTTTAAATTGCGCTAGTTGGCCATTACGTGAGATCGCCCCTTCAGGAAACAAACAAACCACTTCACCATTTTGTAAACTCAAGCTAACTTCACGTAACGCCCCCTTGCTACGACCAGAACTAATCGCAATAGCACCAAATAATTTAGCAATAGGTTTGATATACCAGCGCTCGTAATAACTGCGCAACATAACAAAGCGCACCGGACGCGGACAGGCTATTTGTAGCATAGCCCAGTCAATCCAACTAATATGATTACCTAACAGTAATACACCACCCTGTGCAGGCAAATTATCTAAGCCCGTTACCACTACACGATAACGACGCGTAAATACCGCGGCCATAACCACACGAATCAATGACTGAGGTAATTGATAGATAGTGTACACACAACCAAGTAAAGCAATGCTAGCTAGGCCGAAGAATACTTCGCTGCTATAAATACCCTGAGTTGCTAACACACTGGTCACGAGTAAAAAAACTAACATAGCGACATTTTGTATCCAATTATTGCCAGCCAATACCAAGCCTAGTTGCTTTTTCGGTGCACTGAATTGAATTAGACTATTAAGTGGCACAATAAATAGGCCTCCGGCGACACCAATCACCATAAAATCAAGGGCGATCAACCAAGGGCTAGTCAAGCTAGGTAGTAAATATAAGCCAACAAAAACACCAATCGCACCAACGGGCACCAAGCCCAGCTCAATATGATTTTTTGATACCTTACCGGCAATTATCGAACCTAAAACAATTCCGATACCAGAGCACGCTAATAAGCCTTGGATTAGCACTGTATTATCAATCAACAACTGAGACTTAATATAAGCCGGAAATACCGCCAGCATGACTTGGCAAACCGCCCAGAAAATAGCTAAACCGACTATAGATAACCAAATAGCTTTACTCGAGGTGATAAATGCCAAGTTACGCTTTAAATATTGGCCTTTAGCATACGGTTTAATCGCAAATTTCTGTTGGCGATCCCCATGATTTTTCTTAGGTAACAAGCAAGTTAAGCCATATTCAAAAACAGATAAGCCAATTAACAACCAACCTAGCGGTGCAATTTGCCTTAATACTTGTTCAGGTGAAGACGTATTGGTGATTAACAAGGCTTCAAAACCCGCAGAAAACGCCAAGGTGCCAGCTAAAATGGCAACAATAGTCACGCCTTGCAGCCAAGCATTACCTTGGGCTAATTTCTCTATACCCACTAATTCACGAATATATCCATACTTGGCAGGGGAATAAATGGCCGATTGCACTGCTAAGGCTAACGTCATAACAAATGCAGATTTGAACCAGCCAAGATAGTAAAACACAGTGATCAAGCTTGTCGCGCCCACGGCAAATAACGCACTACAACGCATGACTTTGGTTTTAGCAAACCGATCGGCTAAAAAGCCTGATGGCGAAAACAGCAGAACAAAAGGTAGTAAAATCAAACCATTAACAACAGCCGTTAAAATAACCTGCGTATCATCCTGATACGTTTTAAAAATCGTATTCTGTATCAGTATTTTGTGACCTAAATCGACAAAGGCATTAAGAAAAGCAATCAATAAAAACGGCATAAAGCCTAAAATATGCAGGATTGATTGCTGTTTTTTGACCTGGCGACTTGCTGTAAAGCTAGATTGCACCTTGCTAGTAGACGTTTGCACAAGCGTATTCCTTGATAAGTTTATAGTCTTCTCGCTCAGGCCTTATGGTTCATTGTCAGCGCTTACTCACCCCAATCACATAATAGAGCATATGCTCATGGGGATTCGAAGCTTGACGGCTTCCCCTAAAACCTGATCGCTTTGACTATAGTAATAACTGAATTTCTGCAACGCATCTTGCCTTGGTTTAAATATATAACCACCTATAAACAAAAAGTTGCACAAACAACGTCTAAAAGTATTAATATTTAATACCCAACAAAGAATGGAAAAATACAATGGCGCAAACCCTAGCCTTGTTACAAACGTTGAAACGTTGTTTAAAAGCCCAAGGCAAAACTTATCGAGACGTAGCAAGCGCGTTAGACTTAACCGAAGCCAGCGTCAAACGTCTCTTTGCCGAGCAAAGCTTCTCGTTACAGCGCCTAGAACAGGTATGTCAAATGCTAGATATGGAACTGAGCGACTTATTTCGACAGATGGAAGCACAACAAGCTCAGTTGCAACAACTGACTTTAGAGCAAGAAAAAGAAATTACAGATGATTTAGTCCTGCTACTTATAACGGTTTGTGTACTCAATCATTGGACTCTCGCCGACATCGTCGACTTTTACACAATCCCTGTACATGACTGCATTCAAAAATTAGCTTGGCTCGATCGCAATAAAATCATCGACTTACTGCCAAAGAATAAAATAAAGCTCAAAGTCGCCGCCAACTTTGCATGGCGCGAAAATGGTCCCATACAAGGATTTTTTCAGGCAAAAATAGCTAATGAATACTTTAACAGCCAGTTTAACGCCGAAAATGAAAAGTTAATTGTGCTGAACGGTATGCTGTCGAAAACCTCCAACTTAGAAATGCAACGTAAACTGAAACGCCTCGCACGCGAGTTTGAAGAACTCAACCAAGAAGATGCTAACTTAGACTTTAACGAGCGGCACGGAACCACTGCCATTTTAGCGGTACGCGGCTGGAACTATGGGTTATTTAAACCGCTGATTAAATAACCCAATTTGGGCATTTTAATGTTACCCTAGCGCACTAAACATAGCTAAAGAACTTAAAACGTTAAGAAATTTTTACCAATGTAAAACCAAGTAAACCCAGTTGTACTGCTGACAGCTTAGGTTTAAATTAACATTGT
This genomic window from Saccharobesus litoralis contains:
- a CDS encoding acyl-[ACP]--phospholipid O-acyltransferase, which gives rise to MQTSTSKVQSSFTASRQVKKQQSILHILGFMPFLLIAFLNAFVDLGHKILIQNTIFKTYQDDTQVILTAVVNGLILLPFVLLFSPSGFLADRFAKTKVMRCSALFAVGATSLITVFYYLGWFKSAFVMTLALAVQSAIYSPAKYGYIRELVGIEKLAQGNAWLQGVTIVAILAGTLAFSAGFEALLITNTSSPEQVLRQIAPLGWLLIGLSVFEYGLTCLLPKKNHGDRQQKFAIKPYAKGQYLKRNLAFITSSKAIWLSIVGLAIFWAVCQVMLAVFPAYIKSQLLIDNTVLIQGLLACSGIGIVLGSIIAGKVSKNHIELGLVPVGAIGVFVGLYLLPSLTSPWLIALDFMVIGVAGGLFIVPLNSLIQFSAPKKQLGLVLAGNNWIQNVAMLVFLLVTSVLATQGIYSSEVFFGLASIALLGCVYTIYQLPQSLIRVVMAAVFTRRYRVVVTGLDNLPAQGGVLLLGNHISWIDWAMLQIACPRPVRFVMLRSYYERWYIKPIAKLFGAIAISSGRSKGALREVSLSLQNGEVVCLFPEGAISRNGQLAQFKTGFERAVLDENGQHVNATIVPFYLRGLWGSWLSKAGSRLLENLIPQSLLPVKKGVLQTKGLKRDVTVAFGAPLAIDTKAQQVKQIVSELSIDAWQQYTTELDPVPLAWLKAAKQNLSQTSVIDVSGSQLSNSKMMAATLAFANKIRQFSQSQSGLQQNVGLILPASAGAAIANMAVMLNGQTAVNLNYTSSIDSLIACSQRADIQTIVTSRKFVSKLEQRGIDITPLLTQVRVLFMEDIKAQLSSLTMLAYLGAAYILPATWLYRLFGRVSRLPAPAQILFSSGSEGTPKGVQLSHQNIMANIKQISEVLNTQSDDRVMANLPPFHSFGLTVTQLMPLVEGLTAICHPDPTDALANAKMIAKHQATLLCGTATFLRLYSRNKKVQPLMLQSLRTVVAGAEKLSDDVRVSFESKFNKTIYEGYGATETTPVASVNVPDKLDLDTFRPQVGQKVGTVGLPLPGSCFRIVDPDTLQTLAQGQDGLILIAGGQVMLGYLKDASKTSQVLVELDGRTWYKTGDKGHLDPDGFLTIVDRYSRFAKIGGEMISLGAVEQMVKQIINNSEVEIAAVSVKDAKKGEKVVLLTTESNDTLDIRQRLVQAKVNPLMIPSHVYQVFAIPKLGSGKINFTEVKKLSAELSV
- a CDS encoding helix-turn-helix domain-containing protein yields the protein MAQTLALLQTLKRCLKAQGKTYRDVASALDLTEASVKRLFAEQSFSLQRLEQVCQMLDMELSDLFRQMEAQQAQLQQLTLEQEKEITDDLVLLLITVCVLNHWTLADIVDFYTIPVHDCIQKLAWLDRNKIIDLLPKNKIKLKVAANFAWRENGPIQGFFQAKIANEYFNSQFNAENEKLIVLNGMLSKTSNLEMQRKLKRLAREFEELNQEDANLDFNERHGTTAILAVRGWNYGLFKPLIK